In the Gossypium arboreum isolate Shixiya-1 chromosome 10, ASM2569848v2, whole genome shotgun sequence genome, one interval contains:
- the LOC128282481 gene encoding putative disease resistance protein At3g15700 has translation MLKEVEEHIQKGKFYEGLVVDNPQWIGQVLSVTALSSEAAQAYIEEIWLYLMDDEVQKIGVCGMGGVGKTSIMKVINNQILKETWNFNSVIWITVSKEMSTAKLQKDIASKIGVTFSGDEDEIKKAGMLFETLSRKSRFLMILDDLWDKIFLDKVGIPEPSAGSKIVLTTRSFDVCQQVGCKSLSGKRGIKLVLRETGSSCSKYSKFGTHCKINC, from the coding sequence ATGCTAAAGGAAGTGGAAGAACATATTCAAAAAGGTAAGTTTTATGAAGGTTTGGTTGTTGACAATCCTCAATGGATTGGACAAGTTTTATCTGTAACAGCTTTATCAAGTGAAGCTGCACAGGCCTATATAGAAGAAATTTGGCTATACTTGATGGATGACGAGGTTCAAAAGATAGGGGTTTGCGGGATGGGAGGAGTGGGGAAAACAAGCATTATGAAGGTTATAAACAATCAGATATTAAAGGAGACATGGAACTTCAATAGTGTGATTTGGATCACTGTATCAAAGGAAATGAGTACTGCCAAATTACAAAAAGACATTGCAAGTAAAATTGGAGTAACTTTTTCTGGTGATGAAGATGAAATAAAAAAGGCAGGGATGTTGTTTGAAACATTGTCTCGAAAAAGTAGGTTTTTGATGATCTTGGATGACCTATGGGACAAGATTTTCCTTGACAAGGTAGGAATCCCTGAGCCTTCTGCTGGGAGTAAAATAGTGCTAACAACGCGATCATTTGATGTGTGTCAACAAGTGGGTTGTAAATCCCTTAGCGGAAAAAGAGGCATAAAACTTGTTCTAAGAGAAACTGGGTCGAGTTGTTCTAAATATTCCAAATTTGGAACCCATTGCAAAATCAATTGCTAA